In the genome of Ptychodera flava strain L36383 chromosome 13, AS_Pfla_20210202, whole genome shotgun sequence, one region contains:
- the LOC139148554 gene encoding uncharacterized protein: MMILLIFGMMMLRCIQYDHSCSANGGNLSAETGRSSSCEPVNVNVPENKDIGSILHTFPVEEDGKTELILTGDNMEERFGFHNNDGTLFLARHLDYKVRNFYSLMLHIKGQTNSSDAPICPYHNITITVDDVVDWPPYFNETCSWQEGNDAKYGEFVSYSIRS, translated from the exons ATGATGATCCTACTTATTTTTGGTATGATGATGTTGCGGTGTATTCAGTATGATCACTCCTGCAGTGCAAACGGGGGCAATCTCAGCGCAGAAACAG GGAGAAGTAGCAGTTGCGAACCTGTAAACGTGAATGTTCCTGAG AATAAGGATATCGGAagtattttacatacatttcccGTAGAAGAAGACGGAAAAACAGAATTAATACTGACAGGAGACAACATG GAAGAACGATTTGGATTTCACAATAATGATGGCACTCTGTTCCTGGCGAGACATCTCGACTACAAGGTCCGCAACTTCTACAGCTTAATGTTACATATAAAAGGG CAAACGAATAGCAGTGATGCTCCAATATGTCCTTACCACAACATAACAATAACCGTTGATGATGTTGTTGACTGGCCCCCTTACTTCAACGAAACCTGTTCATGGCAGGAAGGAAATGACGCCAAATACGGAGAGTTCGTAAGTTACAGCATACGATCATAA